One window of the Acaryochloris sp. CCMEE 5410 genome contains the following:
- a CDS encoding DUF1830 domain-containing protein, with protein MLCSYVNQTPFLEIIRISNIQNWYFEKVVFQQQRILFECHTQAVLEIYSSEFSTALLVDKIACELLQVDTTEECLDQTA; from the coding sequence ATGCTGTGTAGCTATGTCAACCAAACTCCTTTTCTGGAAATTATTCGTATTTCCAATATTCAGAATTGGTATTTTGAAAAGGTGGTTTTTCAGCAGCAGCGAATTCTATTTGAATGTCATACTCAGGCCGTTTTAGAGATCTATTCTAGTGAGTTCTCGACAGCCTTACTGGTTGATAAAATTGCCTGCGAGCTGCTGCAAGTAGACACCACAGAAGAATGCTTGGATCAAACGGCCTAG
- a CDS encoding PipX family protein, which translates to MSSYSDHLNDLSRERSQKETPGKTSSAVSETYLSHPVFGLLVNLCIIDMQSALYASLYAKRLFFLVTASNAGLEINNISRDNARVALEKRLAVLRKSGFNQDYEQLKGIYKNTFSG; encoded by the coding sequence ATGTCTAGCTATTCGGACCATTTAAATGATTTGAGTCGAGAGCGTTCTCAAAAAGAGACTCCTGGAAAGACGAGCTCTGCTGTTAGCGAGACCTATTTATCGCATCCAGTCTTTGGACTGCTCGTTAATCTATGCATTATTGATATGCAGAGTGCTCTATACGCGAGTCTATATGCCAAAAGGCTCTTTTTTCTGGTGACTGCATCCAATGCTGGCCTAGAGATAAATAACATCAGCCGAGATAATGCCAGGGTGGCGCTAGAAAAACGATTAGCCGTTCTTCGAAAATCAGGCTTCAATCAAGATTACGAGCAGCTTAAAGGAATCTACAAAAATACCTTTAGCGGTTAA
- a CDS encoding transposase, whose protein sequence is MESIRAQECGGCFEEYQPLLRQARWLLRQHPDVMLLADRGFANHQLMSWLQQSRWHYCLRIPCDVLLHGPRQCPREVRRLWPSKGEALLYRNVGLWDDGLYRCNWYWRISEA, encoded by the coding sequence ATGGAAAGTATTAGAGCACAAGAGTGCGGCGGTTGCTTTGAGGAATATCAACCGCTATTGCGTCAGGCCCGTTGGTTATTACGGCAGCATCCAGATGTCATGTTGTTAGCAGATCGTGGGTTCGCGAACCATCAACTGATGAGCTGGTTACAGCAGAGCCGTTGGCATTACTGTCTGCGTATCCCATGTGATGTCCTTCTCCATGGCCCCCGTCAATGTCCAAGAGAAGTCCGTAGGTTATGGCCATCCAAAGGAGAAGCTCTCCTCTACCGTAATGTCGGGCTTTGGGATGATGGCCTCTATCGGTGCAATTGGTACTGGCGAATATCCGAGGCGTAA